TTTTTAATATTGGTATTCTCAATGCGATTTTTAATCGAGTTTGTTAAATTGCCACAAGTAAATTTCGAGGTAGGAATGACACTTAACATGGGTCAGTTGCTTTCGTTGCCGTTTATACTGTTAGGCATAATCGTGCTTATTTATTACAACAAGCGAGAGAAGAAAGAAAATACCTGATAACAACCGAAGCACAAGCACAACCGAACACTGCCGGCATATACGATATTGTTCCAACGTTGGTTTTTTTGTTTTGTTCGTTTTCGACAAAAATAATGCTGGCTTTATCAACTTTTTCTGTCGAGAAAACAACATTAACTCCTCTTCCTACGCCGAGTTTGTGCAGGCGTTTGCGCATGTAATACGCTAGTCGACATTGAGACGAATCGTACAAATCGCTAACTTTTACTAAGGTTGGGTCAAATTTACCACCGGCACCCATAGAGCTTACAATAGGCATCTTCAAATTGTACGTGTGATATATCAAAAAAGCTTTCGGCGAAACAGTGTCAATAGCATCTACTACATAATGGTAGCCTTGTTCTAATATTTCCACCATTCGCTTGTCTCTTATGTATTCTTTATAAATATTTATTTTAACATTCGGGTTTATATCCAAGAGCCTATCCTTCATAACATCGCATTTGTACAAATCATTAGTGCTGCATAGTGCAGTAATTTGTCTGTTCCTATTGCTATTGTGTACTTTATCTCCATCAACTAAGGTCAGCTCGCCTATACCTGCTCTGCATAATTGCTCGGCTGCGTAGCCGCCAACGCCGCCAACACCAACAATAAGCACGTGTTTGCTGTTAAGAATTTTGCAACCTTCTTCGCCAATTAATAGCTCTGTTCTAGAAATCCAACTTTCGTTAATATTATCTTTTTCCATTTTGCAAAAGTCGTTTATTTATATAAAAAATGAAAAAATAATGGGATAATAAAAAAATGTATGTTCAAATTACATCACAATTGCTTATTTTTGTAACCCAAATATTACAAGCAGAAAAAATAGTTTTATGAATATTGCAAAAAAATATACGCCACAACAAATAGAAGAAAAGTGGTATTCTTACTGGATAGAAAACAAACTCTTTAAGTCCGAGCCTGATGACCGCGAACCGTATACTATTGTGATACCGCCACCAAACGTTACGGGAGTTTTGCACATGGGACACATGCTAAACAACACAATTCAAGATGTTTTGGTTCG
This portion of the Lentimicrobiaceae bacterium genome encodes:
- a CDS encoding prolipoprotein diacylglyceryl transferase; this translates as FVRDGQTVPRHPTQIYEALSYLLIFILLYRTYYKKNGKPKTGFLFSWFLILVFSMRFLIEFVKLPQVNFEVGMTLNMGQLLSLPFILLGIIVLIYYNKREKKENT
- a CDS encoding tRNA threonylcarbamoyladenosine dehydratase; amino-acid sequence: MEKDNINESWISRTELLIGEEGCKILNSKHVLIVGVGGVGGYAAEQLCRAGIGELTLVDGDKVHNSNRNRQITALCSTNDLYKCDVMKDRLLDINPNVKINIYKEYIRDKRMVEILEQGYHYVVDAIDTVSPKAFLIYHTYNLKMPIVSSMGAGGKFDPTLVKVSDLYDSSQCRLAYYMRKRLHKLGVGRGVNVVFSTEKVDKASIIFVENEQNKKTNVGTISYMPAVFGCACASVVIRYFLSSLACCNK